One part of the Hydra vulgaris chromosome 01, alternate assembly HydraT2T_AEP genome encodes these proteins:
- the LOC100201130 gene encoding protein Tob2, with amino-acid sequence MHYEINCAVKYIVSKIKEYSSLLNEEQLEKFESRLNQLLKEKYESHWYEDKPMKGSAFRCINISVEDNSVDSVLRKAAEEVSLNSQNLLEIFNDGLALWVDPNDVSCRLGKGAIFPVYKKIAERKSKPLNSNAPEFSLKQRPRSTSPPITFNNKDFYVKTRSLTPPGFSSTDVTLENISIPTSSTSKDTDIHRLWDSIPNKTYPIASSSYSGHYLNNSQVKNVPVSSLYFNGSDNISSAQNSYIDQSQQSVAYRQGDSSYSFNQYSSYYNPSYWKKNIGPLYNHPLNLQQDDQTYQRYHWSRNKIPGTMSSVYSTARAQEVF; translated from the coding sequence ATGCATTACGAAATTAACTGTGctgtaaaatatattgtaagcaaaattaaagaataCTCATCTTTGTTAAACGAGGAGCAACTTGAAAAATTCGAAAGTCGTTTAAATCAgttactaaaagaaaaatacgAAAGTCATTGGTATGAAGATAAGCCAATGAAAGGAAGTGCCTTTAGATGTATAAATATAAGCGTAGAAGATAATTCAGTAGATTCAGTATTGAGAAAAGCTGCTGAAGAAGTTAGTTTAAATTCTCAAAATttgcttgaaatttttaatgatggttTAGCTTTATGGGTTGACCCTAATGATGTTTCTTGTCGTCTTGGAAAGGGTGCAATATTTCCTGTCTACAAGAAAATTGCTGAACGAAAGTCAAAACCTCTAAATTCTAACGCCCCTGAATTTAGCTTGAAGCAAAGACCAAGATCAACATCACCtccaattacttttaataacaaagacttttatgttaaaacaaGATCTTTAACACCACCTGGTTTTAGTTCAACTGATGTCACACTTGAGAATATTTCGATTCCTACTTCTTCTACTTCTAAAGATACGGACATTCATAGACTATGGGACTCTATTCCAAACAAAACTTATCCTATTGCTAGCAGTAGTTATTCAGGACATTATCTTAATAACTCACAAGTTAAAAATGTTCCTGTTTCGAGTTTGTATTTTAATGGTTCTGATAACATTTCTTCAGCACAAAATTCATATATTGATCAATCGCAGCAGTCTGTTGCTTACAGGCAAGGAGATTCAAGCTACTCATTTAATCAATACAGCAGTTATTATAATCCGAGTTATTGGAAAAAGAATATTGGCCCATTGTACAATCACCCATTAAATCTACAACAAGATGATCAAACATACCAACGTTACCACTGGTCACGTAACAAAATTCCTGGTACTATGAGCTCAGTTTATTCTACTGCACGTGCTCaagaagtattttaa